From Anabaena cylindrica PCC 7122, one genomic window encodes:
- the cas2 gene encoding CRISPR-associated endonuclease Cas2, which yields MFYLVCYDIVSDTRRNKVAKLLEAYGLRVQKSVFECVLDENQYTSLSKYLTRLVNKGEDQVRFYPMSAHTRCKIAVVGMQPEFVVDDAAFIV from the coding sequence ATGTTTTATTTAGTATGCTACGACATTGTTAGCGATACCCGCCGCAACAAGGTAGCAAAACTTTTAGAAGCCTACGGTTTACGGGTGCAAAAATCTGTTTTTGAGTGTGTATTAGATGAGAACCAATATACAAGTCTATCTAAATACCTAACTCGACTTGTAAATAAAGGTGAAGACCAAGTAAGATTCTATCCCATGTCTGCCCACACTCGTTGCAAAATAGCAGTTGTAGGAATGCAACCTGAGTTTGTTGTTGATGATGCGGCATTTATTGTTTAG
- a CDS encoding Rpn family recombination-promoting nuclease/putative transposase, with protein sequence MYDNTCKFLAENFSTDFATWLLGKPISLTNLKPSELSVEPIRADSVIFLQSSQIILHIEFQTLPDDEIPFRMTDYRLRLYRKFPDKEIYQVVIYLTRSGLPLVFETSFVTGRLSHEFNVIRLWEQPTEVFQQYPGLLPLAVLTNTNDCSQTLSQVAKLIDNIEDRRIKSNITAATAIISGLALKKEVIQRLLRSEIMKESVIYQEILLEGKAEGKAEGKAEGKAEGKAEEKTRIALNMLHSGIAIDLIAQLTGLSIQQVQELQ encoded by the coding sequence ATGTACGACAATACCTGCAAATTTCTAGCTGAAAACTTCTCCACTGACTTTGCCACCTGGCTATTAGGTAAACCTATCTCTCTTACCAATCTCAAACCATCAGAACTGTCAGTAGAGCCAATTCGTGCCGATTCCGTCATCTTTTTACAATCATCACAAATAATACTGCACATAGAATTTCAAACTCTTCCAGATGACGAGATACCCTTTCGCATGACAGATTATCGCCTGCGGTTATACCGGAAATTTCCTGACAAAGAGATTTACCAAGTCGTAATTTATCTAACGCGCAGTGGTTTACCTTTAGTATTTGAAACTAGCTTTGTCACAGGCAGACTGAGCCATGAATTTAACGTAATTAGATTATGGGAGCAACCCACGGAGGTTTTTCAACAATATCCAGGACTATTGCCATTGGCAGTTTTGACTAATACAAACGACTGTAGCCAAACTTTAAGTCAAGTAGCCAAACTAATTGATAATATTGAAGATAGAAGGATAAAAAGTAATATCACTGCTGCTACGGCAATTATATCTGGGTTAGCATTAAAAAAAGAAGTGATTCAAAGATTATTAAGGAGTGAAATTATGAAAGAGTCAGTAATTTATCAAGAAATTCTGCTGGAGGGTAAGGCTGAAGGTAAGGCTGAAGGTAAGGCTGAAGGCAAGGCTGAAGGCAAGGCTGAAGAAAAAACTCGCATAGCCTTAAATATGCTCCATTCTGGTATTGCCATAGATTTAATTGCCCAACTAACAGGATTATCTATACAACAAGTCCAGGAATTACAATAG